In Granulicella mallensis MP5ACTX8, the sequence GTGGTGCTGGGAGAACTTCTTGCGCAGGAGATCGAAGCTGCAGGCGGCGGCAAGGTCGAGCGCCGGTTCTGGCTTGCGGGAAGCTATCTATGCCAGCAGGCATTGGTATCGGATCGCATCGATGCATATGTCGAGTACACCGGCACGGCGCTGACGGCGATTCTTAAGCAGCCCCTGGAGCGGAATTCCGCAAAGGTCGATGCCACCGTGGCACGGCTGTATGAACAGCGCTATCAGGTGCGCGCAGGGCCGGGATTGGGTTTTGAGGACACGTTCGCCATGGTCGTGCGCGGAGACGATGCGCGCAGGCTGGGCTTGAAGGCGATCTCCGATGTGGCAAAGCTCGCGCCGCAGTGGAGGCTGGGCGTGGGATATGAGTTTGCCGAGCGGCCCGATGGCCTGGCTGGATTGAATGCAGCGTACGGCCTGCACTTTGTGGGCGAACCACGCACGATGGAGTTAGGTCTGCTCTATCGATCTCTCGCGGCGCACCAGGTGGACATCGTGGCAGGGAACTCGACCGATGGTGCGATCAAGGCGCTGGACTTCGTTGCGCTGGAGGACGATCGGCATTATTTTCCTCCGTATGAGGCTGTGCCGCTAGTGCGCGAAGATTCGCTCAAGCGATGGCCGCAGATCGGTGTCGCGATGCAGCGGTTGGCGGGCAAGGTAAATGCCGACGAGATGCGCGCGATGAATCTTGCGGTCGAGTCGCAGCATCGAGATGCAGGGGATGTCGTGCGGGAGTTTCGCGCGAGGAAAGGATTGTGATGGCGGATAACGATGCAGGTGAGGAGTTGGCTCCGAGTCCCGAGAATCGAGTGGCGAGTCGCGAGCCAGAGCCGTGGCTGCGCGGGACGCTCCCCGAGGTTGAGCCCGTGCGTCGCGCGGTCTTGCATGCGTTGGAGTTAGCAGGCGAGGATGCCGCACGCTGGTGCAGCGATCTGAGCGAAGAAGAGATCTTTGCCCGGCCCGCGAACCTGCCGTCGGTGGCGTTCCAATTGCGGCATATCGTGCGGTCGCTGGATCGTCTGCTGACCTATGCAGAGGGGCGGCAGCTTACCGATGTGCAGCGGATGGGGCTGCGCTCGGAGCTGGCTCCCATCGGAACGGCGGCGGATGTGCACGCCGAGTTTCGTTCAGAGCTGCAGCGTGCGATGGAGCGTGTTCGAGCCTTTGCGCCGGAGCCGTTCGCGGAGCCGCGCGGCGTTGGCAGAAAGCTGTTGCCCACAACCGTCGTGGGGCTGCTCATTCACTGTGCGGAGCACAC encodes:
- a CDS encoding glycine betaine ABC transporter substrate-binding protein; translated protein: MTCLVACAPPRSSHIVIGAKNFTEQVVLGELLAQEIEAAGGGKVERRFWLAGSYLCQQALVSDRIDAYVEYTGTALTAILKQPLERNSAKVDATVARLYEQRYQVRAGPGLGFEDTFAMVVRGDDARRLGLKAISDVAKLAPQWRLGVGYEFAERPDGLAGLNAAYGLHFVGEPRTMELGLLYRSLAAHQVDIVAGNSTDGAIKALDFVALEDDRHYFPPYEAVPLVREDSLKRWPQIGVAMQRLAGKVNADEMRAMNLAVESQHRDAGDVVREFRARKGL
- a CDS encoding DinB family protein, yielding MADNDAGEELAPSPENRVASREPEPWLRGTLPEVEPVRRAVLHALELAGEDAARWCSDLSEEEIFARPANLPSVAFQLRHIVRSLDRLLTYAEGRQLTDVQRMGLRSELAPIGTAADVHAEFRSELQRAMERVRAFAPEPFAEPRGVGRKLLPTTVVGLLIHCAEHTQRHTGQMVTTVKVLRA